The genomic stretch ATGGCCCGTGGGCTTCTGTCGACTGACCCCGCCGGGCGACGAATAAATACCTTTCCCGGCCCTTCGCGCGTGTATTCATTTTGGATTGGCGCAAACACTCGGTGAGAAATGATCCTGCCGGTGGCGTGAAATGAGTTCGGTAACCCGCTCGAACATCGTAAAGGCGATTGCAGTTCTTATCACCCTTTACCTGTTCTTGCTCAGTATCAAGTTACTGGGACATTCATTCAAGCTTTTTGGAAGAGGGTTTGCCGAAGCCATAATATCGATGACGTCAAATCCCTTTGCAGGTCTGATCATCGGAGTCATTGCTACCAGCCTGATTCAGAGTTCCTCCACTACGACCTCGATTGTCGTTGGATTGGTTGCTGGAGAGGCACTCACGCTCGGCACCGCTATTCCCATTATCATGGGGGCAAATATCGGCACCACCATCACAAATTCCCTGGTGTCCATTGGCTACATAAGAAACCGGATAGAATTCCAAAGAGCATTTTCGGCGAGCATCGTCCATGATCTTTTCAATATCTGCGCCGTCATCATCCTATTTCCCCTTGAAATGTCCTTTCATATCATTGCCCGAATTGCAACTGTATTGGAAAAGGGTTTTTCAGGTGCAGGGGGATTGACACTGTTCAATCCTCTGAAGTTTATTCTCGAACCGACCATAGAGTGGTTGGACCGTATCTTTGGTCTTTTGCCGTACGGAAATATTTTCATGCTGGTGTTTTCCCTCATTCTTCTCTTTGGTGCTCTAACCTTTCTGATCAAGACCCTGCGAACTCTTATGCTGAGTAAGATTGAAGCTGTCATAAACGAATACCTGTTCAGGAGCGATCTCTCAGGTTTTGTACTGGGAATTCTCATTACCGTGGCCGTGCAGAGTAGTTCCATCACCACATCGCTCATCGTCCCGCTCGCGGGGGCGGGGTTCGTATCCATAAGGCAGATCTTTCCTTTCACACTCGGGGCAAACATAGGCACAACGGTGACTGCCCTTCTTGCTGCCATCGCAACTCTGAATCATGTCGCGGTTACCGTTGCTTTTTCGCACCTTTGCTTTAACATTCTGGGAATCATGATTTTCTATCCTTTGAGATTCATACCCATAAGTCTTGCAGAGTTTGTGGGTGAAAAGGCGAGCAGATCAACACGAAACCTGGCGATATTCATAAGCGTCTATATTCTGTTGTATTTTGTTCCGATTGCGTTGATATTCTTGAGGTGAATAAGAAATCCATAGGAGACTCCCACTAGTGTTTGACATACTATCCATCTGTTCAAGGCTTGTTTTACGTTCTTTCCGTGACAGAATTCTACGATGAGGTGATTCTATGTGGAAAGAATTGATAACCGTCTGGAAATCTGATAACCTTCTGTTGCAAGCATGGGATGAGTCGTATGAAATGCTTGAGATCAGCCGGGAAATGTTCTGGGAAGCAATCCGTATCCTGCGGGAAAGTGACGATCTTAAGGTCAATCGTGAAATAAAGAAGAAGGACAGGATTGTCAATGAGTATTTGCAGGAGGTCCGGAGAAAGGTGATGACCCACTGTACGGTCCAGGGCCCCAGGTCGTTGCCCAGCGGAATGGTGCTCGTAAGCATCGTTATTGACATGGAGCGCATTGGTGATTACTGTAAGAACATTCTTGATCTGGCCAGCGCTCATCC from Candidatus Neomarinimicrobiota bacterium encodes the following:
- a CDS encoding Na/Pi symporter, yielding MSSVTRSNIVKAIAVLITLYLFLLSIKLLGHSFKLFGRGFAEAIISMTSNPFAGLIIGVIATSLIQSSSTTTSIVVGLVAGEALTLGTAIPIIMGANIGTTITNSLVSIGYIRNRIEFQRAFSASIVHDLFNICAVIILFPLEMSFHIIARIATVLEKGFSGAGGLTLFNPLKFILEPTIEWLDRIFGLLPYGNIFMLVFSLILLFGALTFLIKTLRTLMLSKIEAVINEYLFRSDLSGFVLGILITVAVQSSSITTSLIVPLAGAGFVSIRQIFPFTLGANIGTTVTALLAAIATLNHVAVTVAFSHLCFNILGIMIFYPLRFIPISLAEFVGEKASRSTRNLAIFISVYILLYFVPIALIFLR